The Chanos chanos chromosome 3, fChaCha1.1, whole genome shotgun sequence genome segment GGAACGTTCAAGACCGCGATAACTAACAAGTGCTTGGAAATTAGCAAGCGGAATGGACCACCACTAACTACATGTTGATCACTGATTATTCGAAGGTTTTTAAAACTATTTCTGCATACTCtgcagtaaaaaataaataaatgtaattgcAGGTACATAATGCATATTTTTAGGAAGAAAAAATGCTTTCATATCACCATGCGATGCCATCCCTTAATTACTTAATTGGTTGCTTAAAAGGTAAACGTAAACAGTTTGGGTCTTGCCTGCTTTTGAGAGTCGCACTAACAACCGATTGAGGTATATACAGCTATATAACCTAAATGGATATAGAAAAAAATGGTAAGTGATTTATGTTTAAGGGAAATATTGTGTCACAGTGGGTGGAAAATGAACGaaaattatttatgttttaggGCAATATTGTGTCACAGTGGCTGGAAAATTATCGTGTGTTTGCTCTTCAGTATATATTTGAATCAAATTCTTTCGCCACTTCGAAGAACGGGATTACAATGCTGACTAAATCAGTTTTGAATCTTTCGTGTATGACagttagtatttttttttttttttaccaggcaTAGGGAGAAAGTCTTTCATCTTTGATCTCCATTCCAAATATGCAGCGAGACCATGGAGTGATACTTTTCAACTGGTGCGCAGATGCATGGTAAAATAAATCCCCTCtcaaattaaacattaatattCTGGTAAAGGCAGCGTGGTGTAGAAGGTGATTTAGTTGAGGTTTTACCCTATTACTGAACATCAGCCAATCCAGCCACTAAGCTGCCCTGTGTCATATGTCACATGCATTGCTCCAAGCTGTCTTCCATAGCCGTGACTGAACCAGTTGCATGGACTCCGTGCCAAATGTCTTCCAGATGTTGGGCTTAAGCGAGACCGGAATAGTTCTGTGCCAAAATAATACACCAACAACTGGCCTCTCTCTGGAAGATGATCACTTTTGTATTTCCATGCAAATATTTCTCTTAGTCCAGATTGTTCAGTGCATACTACTTTTTTGTGAGACAGAAGCCTTTTACTGTCATGAGTGAGGTTTTGGTTGTATTTGTGGTCCGTTCAGAACCACTCATGTACATCTGAGAGGATCACTGAGGTCAAAACACTATGAATGCTGGAGGAGATGTGTGGTCGGGTACACCCCATTTATAGCTCCCAAGGGCAACAGAAGCCATGGAAGATACTCATTGTTTCAGTTTTGCCCAAAAGACTCTTGCCAAACTCTGATGCCCTGTCAAACTTGCAGAAGCTCTCTAGGGTTTGTGGTTAATATCATTAAACCTCATTTAATTCCAATACTGATATTTCTGAGCACGAACTAATGACAGTTTCCAATCTCCAGATGTGAACCAGGATTTAGATGGAATTGGCAGATTCAGCCTTACATCACCTAATATTTTAGGACTTGCTCCTACACCAAGTGAGCGTGCATGTTTTCCATAGCTACAACAGATCTTTGGAACTGTATgttcagctctgttttctcactgGAGATCTAGTATGGCATTGTCCATTTCATTTGGCCTGGATCATGAAACGATAATATTAGTTGAGAAGAAACAGTTGAGAATATTGGTGTCTAAGTAGGAGGTAAGGCAGCTGAGGCAAATGCTAGCACATATGTCTTATTAAGGATGTTTTGGGTGGGCTTAAACTGAAGAACATTGGGTCTTGAAGGGCTCAAGTTTGTCTGGAATGGCTTTTCTTAAGCTCTATGAAAATACTTGGACTACCCAGCACCCCCGGAGGTCCTGAGTCACaacattcatttaataaaaCTATTTGCTCCTTTTCTCTTAGGAGAAAACAAGAACAGATGCAAAACCCTGCGAGCCAATCGTTCGATGTCTGCAAAAACTCCAGGAAACACTGAAGGGTGAGGTTAAGGTTGAATAAGTAATTCTTGTGAGTTTTAATCATTGCCGTCAATGCTTTTTGCATCACTTACCCTTCTTTGAGCCTTTAACCCACAGCAGAATTAAATGGTTTTATGCAATTTATCATCTCAGATTCGTAAAGGCTCTTAACAGTTCTACAACTCATATAtcattatgtatatatacattactaagtgcattttttttctaaattttaaATACAGTGTCCTCGCTCAGTGCCATGGTATCCAGACTGGAGATGATTGCCCAACACAGAGGGTTGGAACTACACTGCATCTAATGATGTTTTTCAGTCCTGTCTATAAAGTTGCACAGTTTTTCCTATGGACGCACCTACAGCCTAATGCTCCATACTTGTGTTTTCTTATATTGTGGTGTAGAAATTGTAACTACCACAACACATCCTGTGCTTCTTAGCAACACTGATACAGTGTCATACTGGGGTGCAGAAGTTCTTTTGAAAATTATACCACCTtgctggagttttttttttttttttatttcattgaatGACCAGCCATCTAATCTCCATATTTTCACTTGTGCAGACTGAGGTCACATCTGAGTCCCACGGAGAGCATTTGCTATCTGACAACAGATCTTTTCTATGTGGAGGTGCAGCTGCTGTCTGATGGAAGAGTGGATGACGTCAAGGTGGCACAACATGGGGAAGCACCAGTGGTACGATAGGCAGAGGGGATATTTCATCTAAATGTTTAATGGTATTGGTACTGGTTTAATctaaatgtaactgtgttgGAGCAGGGTGAATCTGGGTACaaatcacttttaaaatgacaacacTCGTTCTTTTTTCAGTCTAATGCATCTCTCATTCAGCTGCTAAGGTAAGAACAGGCCCTGATAATGGACAGTTCTATAAATGCATTTGGCTTAAACATACAGTCAATCGATATTTCATAGTGTAGGGGTTGTTTGTTCATTATGTTAGAAAATCAATGTACAGTATCACTCTGgaactaaaacatttttttcatgaccATGCAGAATGAAGAAATTTGAAGATTTCTCACTCAAGCTGGAGGATCTGGTATCCCTCTACAGTGTACCTGGAGACAAGTATGTTTATAGCATAGGCATCTTTGCACACCAAATGTATCTTGCATATGGTATCAGTGACACATCTTTTCCTGTAGTGATACCAAGATGAAGGTGTACACTGCCTTTCAGTTCCTAAAGAAAGACCTGCTCAAGTTGTCTCATCTACCGAggtcagaaaaataaatctttttttttttttcagctttatgTCAACCATTAGCTCTATCAGATGTTCTGGACTGGTCCATTCTTAGATGAGAACATTTTAGTCCTCCTTTTACCTTCAGGTCTTTGAAGGACAGTGATCTCCGTGTTGACGTGATTCTTAATGGCAGAATTGGAAATGTCACACCATGCAGACAAGGTAAGGAGGAGTATGCAAACTGTTAAACCACTAGCTATCCAATGGTTGTGATATGCTGTTGAGGTCTCAATGCATTAGCATTTCATTTAGAACAGTTAGAACATCCCAAAATAATAACACAATTATCACCACAACCACTGACTCCCCCTCATAATTGCAATATTCCAATTAATGTCTTGCCCACTataaaaatattgataaatCTGGCTTTGTTAAAATGGAAATCTGTTTCTTACAGGAAACCCAATGCAAATCCAGTACTATATCAGTCCCTCTGATATTCTGAGAGAGACGTCAAATCCAGGTTTGAAGATGACCCATTCGTAATCCTTCCACTTTTTAGGACTGCAGAGAAACTTAATCTTTTTCATCTACATTTGTAAATGCGCTTCCTTAGGTCTGAGCAACCATGACCTAGTTGCCTTGGTAACTGTGGGTCCTAGTGATGCCATGCACGTGTTACAGATGGAGTCCCTGATCCCGTCGCCTCCTCAGATGGACTCTCGGGGGTAATTAGCAGGACATTTTGTTCTGAGTGGGTTTCAGCTTCTTCTCTGTGCATTTCATGAACTTTCATACtcctttgcttttgtttgtttttttaattacatataTGATCCTTTCCAGTAGACATGGGTCAATGTTCCAGTTACATGTAACAGTGATATCCAAAAAAAACTCTggatattgttttattttcttttttttactctgggTAGAAATAAAAGGACCTCATATTTTTGTACCTGTTGAGGTTACCTGTTTTTAGACCACTCTCAGAGGCTGGATGTGAGGCATTGCCTGCTTGCTTCCTGCTGAAACTGCAACCTCCTGTGCCCATGCTCTGCTCCTTGATCAATAAGATAAGCCATGTTATAGGTTAATGCCCCAACACAAACCGTACTTGGAGGAATTCACTAACCAGGGTGTTTTATTCTCCTATTGGTTTT includes the following:
- the med1l gene encoding mediator of RNA polymerase II transcription subunit 1-like, whose translation is MDIEKNGIGRKSFIFDLHSKYAARPWSDTFQLVRRCMEKTRTDAKPCEPIVRCLQKLQETLKVSSLSAMVSRLEMIAQHRGLRSHLSPTESICYLTTDLFYVEVQLLSDGRVDDVKVAQHGEAPVSNASLIQLLRMKKFEDFSLKLEDLVSLYSVPGDNDTKMKVYTAFQFLKKDLLKLSHLPRSLKDSDLRVDVILNGRIGNVTPCRQGNPMQIQYYISPSDILRETSNPGLSNHDLVALVTVGPSDAMHVLQMESLIPSPPQMDSRGLPVFRPLSEAGCEALPACFLLKLQPPVPMLCSLINKISHVIDDVIPQADLQWVPLPHLLTSTILEGGVCKDLAEEEDAQCLVSLPDSEVHSYLLSAAEWRYDLWRGMFIHTVRFSHPAHVPAILEILRHQSAINVLLASCITSQRPRPESRCDLSCEVAPESESSFSVTFHIRECDSLAVLLVTVVDGRQVICRLLMPQFMDHDLDEYISRVLTRCMSIPITMRAIRRRLSSKMIATERPAKESTVAKIESDPITYPLHAKVSDAVCIPDTNSSVPFSHNAVVTKDLPSPQTYYVMSVASAQAVDVNTDAVPRPSPCPSVGVFSHLAVNGLSPEPV